GCCTCGGCCAGGGATTCTTCCCCAACACGTTCCTGAAAATTGAGCTGGTTGCGGTGCGTGAAGTAAGGGTTGATCAACCACGGATCAATATCCAGCATTTCAGCAAACGATTCCACCACGGAATCATAGGCTTTGAAGTGCGTGCTTTTGCGGCGCGTGGCCCAACCTGCATGCAGGGGCGGCAGCAGGATCTGGTCCTTGATGCCTTGCAACATGGGGGGCACGCCTGCAGACAAGTCGTTGTTCAGCAGGACTGCACAAGGCTCGAGGCCGTCCACACCAACACGGTTGCCCTTGCGGCGCAAAGGCTCCAGCACGATGTGCTGCCCATCGGGAAGGTCAAACCGGGTGGGCTCTGTAATTTCCGGCGACACGGAACCCAGGCGAATATCCAGGCCGGTCTGCTTCAGGATTGCAGCCAGACGGGCCACATTGGTCAGGTAAAAGGTGTTGCGGGTGTGGTTTTCCGGCACCAGCACCATGCTGCGCGCTTCAGGGCAGATTTTTTCAATCGCACTCATGGCGGCTTGAATGGCCAAGGGCATCATTTCAGGGGCCAGGTTGTTGAAACCGCCCGGAAACAGGTTGGTGTCCACGGGTGCCAGCTTGAAACCTGCATTGCGTACATCGACAGAGCTGTAAAACGGCGGGACGTTCTCGTTCCAGGCCATTCGGAACCACCGCTCAATCTCGGTGGTTTTGTCGAGCATTCGTTTTTCAAGATCCAGAAGTGGACCGGTTAAAGCTGTAACTAGATGTGGAACCATCGACATTCTCAGGGTAAGACACTTCGCCAAGTGTAATCCAAAACGCTGCACTGCCACATTGGGGACGGAAAATCGGGTGTGAAGGTGGGTGGCTGGGGAATTGGTGCGGTGTTGGGAGGTTGGGAGGGGGCTCAATGGCCAAGCTCTGCGTGGAAATCTGTTTTTCCAGCGTGTTGCGCCTGTCCGCACTAAACCCGACTCGCCAAAACCCACGGGCGAGTTCGGGTTTTCGCCTTTGGCGACTGTGCAGACAAGCTTCACGCTGGCAGATTTCCCTGAAACGCAGACTTGGCCCCTTGAAGCCTCCCCTCCCCGCCCATCACCGCACGTGAATTCTCTCAGCCACTTGTTGCCTTCACACCCGTTTCTGCGGAGGTCGGAGATTTGCGGGCGGCGGCGATTTGAACGCCGCAAGAGAAGTGCGCAGTGCCTGTTGGGTTCGCATCAGGAATATCTGCCCGCTTGAAACTGGATTGGCGCGCTTGGCTGCAAGCCAACGCCGAGCCCCGACAATGTGTTTTGGAGGGCGAGGCGAGTGCCAAGCCAGGCTTCAAGGAGGGATAACAGACATTCAGCGAACTCAACAGGCACTGCGCACTTCTATTGCCAAAATCAACAAGTCAGCCCCGCAAACGCCAACCCAAAGAAACAGATTGAAGGCAACAAAAAAGGCACCCGAGGGTGCCTTTGAGTCAGCCCATTGTCCCGGGCTGAAGGATCCACCTAAGTGGAGAGTGTACTTACTTGCTGTAGGCTGTTTCACCGTGTGAGGTGATGTCCAGACCTTCACGCTCGGCTTCTTCGCTTACACGCAGACCGATAATCAGATCAACCAGTTTGAATGCAATCACTGAAACCACTGCTGACCATACGATTGTGATAACCACGGCCTTAGCCTGGATCAACACTTGGCTGGCGATGGAATAGTCACCAGCAGCAATCATGGGCCACGGTTGTCCAGTCAGCCACTGCGGATGGGCCACCCAGGTTTGGCGAGTTGAACACGCCTGTCAACAGAGCACCCAAGATACCGCCTACGCCGTGAACGCCGAACACGTCCAGAGAGTCGTCAGCACCCAGCAGCTTCTTCAGACCGGAAACACCCCACAAGCAGATGAAACCTGCCAGCAGACCGATCACGATTGCACCAGCGATACCCACGTTGCCTGCTGCTGGCGTTACTGCCACCAGACCAGCAACAGCACCGGATGCCGCACCCAACATGGAAGCCTTGCCTTTCAGCAGCGCTTCACCGATACACCAGGCCATCACAGCAGCTGCGGTTGCAATCAGGGTGTTTGCGAAGGCCAAGGCAGCGTAGCCGTTGGCTTCCAGAGCAGAACCTGCGTTGAAACCGAACCAGCCCACCCACAGAAGGGACGCACCAACCATGGTCAATGTCAGGCTGTGTGGAGTCATTGCTTCTTTGCCGTAACCAACACGCTTGCCGATCATGTATGCACCCACCAAACCAGCAACAGCGGCGTTGATGTGAACTACAGTACCGCCAGCGAAGTCCAGGGCACCCAATTGCCAGATGTAGCCAGCTTTGCTGGTCATCTCGGCTGCCACTTCGGCGCTTGAGTAAGCATCAGGACCCATCCAGAACCACACCATGTGTGCTACTGGGATGTAGCTGAATGTGAACCACAGCACCATGAACAACAGAACTGCGCCAAACTTGATACGCTCGGCAAACGCGCCCACGATCAGTGCACAAGTGATACCGGCAAATGTAGCCTGGAATGCAGCAAATACGATTTCAGGGATGTATACACCCTTGCTGAACGTTGCAGCGTTTGCAAATGTACCAGCAGCGTTGTCCCAGATACCGTTCAAGAGCACGCGGTCAAATCCACCGATGAATGCGTTGCCTTCTGTAAAGGCCAAGCTGTAGCCGTAAACAAACCACAGCACCACAATCATGGAGAATGTCACCATGACTTGCATCAACACGGACAACATGTTCTTGGAGCGAACCAAACCGCCGTAGAACAGGGCCAAGCCTGGCACTGTCATCATGATGACCAGTAGTGTAGCAACCATCATCCAGGCAGTATCGCCTTTGTCAGGAACGGGTACTGCAGCGGGCGCAGCTTCTTCTGCAGGCGCAGCTTCAGCGGCCATTGGGGCTTCGGCAGCAGGGGCTGCCTCAGGGGCAACAGTTGCGTCGCCAACAGGGGTTGTTACAACGGCTTCGGTGGCAGGTGCTGCAGGCGTTTCTTGCGCAAACACACCAGGGCTGGCAACACTGAAACTCAGTGCGGCGGCCGCTAGCCAGACAGTCAGAAGTTTCTTCATGATTTCCTCACTTCTCTCTGGTTAAAGGGCGTCTTTACCGGTTTCGCCTGTGCGAATACGGGTAACACTCAACAAATCAAACACGAAAATCTTGCCATCGCCTATCTTGCCGGTTTTGGCAGCCGCTTCAATGGCTTCACAGGCCTGATCAACCAGGCTGTCATCCACTGCTGCTTCAATTTTCACTTTGGGCAAAAAGTCGACTACATATTCGGCGCCACGGTACAACTCAGTGTGACCCTTCTGGCGACCAAAACCTTTCACTTCGGTAACCGTAATGCCTTGCACGCCAATGGCAGACAGCGCTTCACGGACTTCATCGAGTTTGAAAGGCTTAATGACTGCTGTGATTAGCTTCATTACGCACTCCTGAATTAAGTTTGAAGAGGGTATAAAACAGCGCCCTCTTCAGAGCGCTGTCTGTATTCAATTTAGAACTTGGCGCTGAAAGTTACGACCAAAGAACCGTCGGTGATGTCATCGTTATTGAAAATAGCTTGTGCATCGTTGTCGGTTTCGATGTAGGCAGCAGTTACTGAATACTTAGGGCTTAGTGCATAAGTCGCAGCCAAGCTGTAATCGGCATATGTATCAACGCCACCAACGCCAGTGCGAAGGTTTGGCAGGTCTTTGTCAAAGCTGGTGATGCCGTAGTGAGCAGTCAAAGACAATGAGTCTGACAAAGGCAAGGTGTAACCCAAATCTA
The nucleotide sequence above comes from Limnobacter thiooxidans. Encoded proteins:
- the gshA gene encoding glutamate--cysteine ligase, coding for MVPHLVTALTGPLLDLEKRMLDKTTEIERWFRMAWNENVPPFYSSVDVRNAGFKLAPVDTNLFPGGFNNLAPEMMPLAIQAAMSAIEKICPEARSMVLVPENHTRNTFYLTNVARLAAILKQTGLDIRLGSVSPEITEPTRFDLPDGQHIVLEPLRRKGNRVGVDGLEPCAVLLNNDLSAGVPPMLQGIKDQILLPPLHAGWATRRKSTHFKAYDSVVESFAEMLDIDPWLINPYFTHRNQLNFQERVGEESLAEAVDEVLAKTRIKYAEYGIDEQPYVVVKADAGTYGMGIMTVKDASEVVGLNRKQRNKMSVVKEGLQVSDVIIQEGVHTFESIEDAVAEPVVYMIDRYVVGGFYRVHTGRARDENLNAPGMHFVPLAFETPCNTPDCGDRPDAAVNRFYAYGVIGRLAALAASQELEATASVELAA
- a CDS encoding P-II family nitrogen regulator, translating into MKLITAVIKPFKLDEVREALSAIGVQGITVTEVKGFGRQKGHTELYRGAEYVVDFLPKVKIEAAVDDSLVDQACEAIEAAAKTGKIGDGKIFVFDLLSVTRIRTGETGKDAL